In Pseudomonas rhizosphaerae, one DNA window encodes the following:
- the lon gene encoding endopeptidase La, translating into MSDQQESNENPSEHLDNEHIEHSTHSSTELALPGQNLPDKVYVIPIHNRPFFPAQVLPVIVNEEPWAETLDLVANTEHHSLALFFMDTPPDDHRHFDTSSLPLYGTLVKIHHASRENGKLQFVAQGLSRVRIRTWLKHHRPPYLVEVEYPQQPIEPTDEVKAYGMALINAIKELLPLNPLYSEELKNYLNRFSPNDPSPLTDFAAALTSATGNELQAVLDCVPMLKRMEKVLPMLRKEVEVARLQKEISAEVNKKIGEHQREFFLKEQLKVIQQELGLTKDDRSADVEQFQQRLQDKTLPPAAQKRIDEEMQKLSILETGSPEYAVTRNYLDWATALPWGVYGKDKLDLKHARKVLDQHHAGLDDIKTRIIEFLAVGAYKGEISGSIVLLVGPPGVGKTSVGKSIAESLGRPFYRFSVGGMRDEAEIKGHRRTYIGAQPGKLVQALKDVEVMNPVIMLDEIDKMGQSFQGDPASALLETLDPEQNVDFLDHYLDLRLDLSKVLFVCTANTLDSIPGPLLDRMEVIRLSGYITEEKMAIAKRHLWPKQLAKAGVDKNRLTISDSALRTVIEGYAREAGVRQLEKQLGKLVRKAVVQLIDKPDVPIKLVPKDLEASLGMPVFRSEQVLSGKGVITGLAWTSMGGATLPIEATRIHTLNRGFKLTGQLGEVMKESAEIAYSYVSSNLAQFGADSKFFDEAFVHLHVPEGATPKDGPSAGVTMASALLSLARDQAPKKGVAMTGELTLTGHVLPIGGVREKVIAARRQKIMELILPEPNRGNFEELPDYLKQGITVHFAKRFADVAKILF; encoded by the coding sequence ATGAGCGACCAGCAGGAATCCAACGAGAATCCGTCCGAACATCTGGACAACGAGCACATCGAGCACTCGACCCACTCCAGCACCGAACTGGCCCTGCCTGGGCAGAACCTGCCGGACAAGGTCTACGTCATCCCGATCCACAACCGTCCGTTCTTCCCCGCGCAGGTGCTGCCGGTCATCGTCAACGAAGAGCCGTGGGCGGAAACCCTCGACCTGGTCGCCAACACCGAACACCACTCGCTGGCGCTGTTCTTCATGGACACCCCGCCCGACGACCACCGTCATTTCGATACCTCCAGCCTGCCGCTGTACGGCACCCTGGTGAAGATCCACCACGCCAGCCGCGAAAACGGCAAGCTGCAGTTCGTCGCGCAAGGTCTGTCGCGCGTGCGCATCCGCACCTGGCTCAAGCACCACCGTCCGCCCTACCTGGTGGAAGTCGAATACCCGCAGCAGCCCATCGAGCCCACCGACGAGGTCAAGGCCTACGGCATGGCGCTGATCAACGCCATCAAGGAGCTGCTGCCGCTCAATCCGCTGTACAGCGAAGAGCTGAAGAACTACCTCAACCGCTTCAGCCCCAACGACCCGTCGCCGCTGACCGACTTCGCCGCCGCACTGACCTCGGCCACGGGAAACGAGCTGCAAGCGGTGCTCGACTGCGTGCCGATGCTCAAGCGCATGGAAAAAGTCCTGCCGATGCTGCGCAAGGAAGTCGAAGTCGCACGGCTGCAGAAAGAAATCTCCGCCGAGGTGAACAAGAAAATCGGCGAGCACCAGCGCGAGTTCTTCCTCAAGGAACAACTCAAGGTCATCCAGCAGGAACTGGGCCTGACCAAGGACGATCGCAGCGCCGACGTCGAGCAGTTCCAGCAGCGTCTGCAAGACAAGACCCTGCCCCCGGCGGCGCAGAAGCGCATCGACGAGGAAATGCAGAAACTGTCGATTCTGGAAACCGGTTCGCCTGAATACGCCGTGACGCGCAACTACCTGGACTGGGCCACCGCCCTGCCGTGGGGCGTGTACGGCAAGGACAAGCTGGATCTCAAGCACGCGCGCAAGGTGCTCGACCAGCACCATGCCGGCCTCGACGACATCAAGACGCGCATCATCGAATTCCTCGCCGTGGGCGCCTATAAAGGTGAGATCAGCGGCTCCATCGTGCTGCTGGTGGGCCCGCCGGGCGTGGGCAAGACCAGCGTTGGCAAGTCCATCGCCGAGTCCTTGGGTCGACCGTTCTATCGCTTCAGCGTCGGCGGCATGCGCGACGAGGCCGAAATCAAGGGCCACCGCCGCACCTACATCGGCGCCCAGCCGGGCAAGCTGGTGCAGGCGCTCAAGGATGTCGAGGTGATGAACCCGGTGATCATGCTCGACGAGATCGACAAGATGGGCCAGAGCTTCCAGGGCGACCCGGCGTCGGCGCTGCTGGAAACCCTGGACCCGGAACAGAACGTCGACTTCCTCGACCATTATCTGGATCTGCGCCTGGACCTGTCCAAGGTGCTTTTCGTATGTACCGCCAACACCCTGGACTCAATCCCCGGCCCGCTGCTCGACCGCATGGAAGTGATTCGCCTGTCCGGCTATATCACCGAAGAGAAAATGGCCATCGCCAAGCGTCACCTGTGGCCCAAGCAGTTGGCCAAGGCCGGTGTCGACAAGAACCGCCTGACCATCAGCGACAGCGCCCTGCGTACCGTCATCGAAGGCTACGCCCGCGAGGCTGGCGTGCGCCAGTTGGAGAAACAGCTGGGCAAACTGGTGCGCAAGGCAGTGGTGCAGTTGATCGACAAACCTGATGTTCCGATCAAACTGGTGCCCAAGGATCTTGAAGCCTCCCTGGGGATGCCGGTATTCCGCAGCGAGCAGGTGCTGTCGGGCAAGGGCGTGATCACCGGGCTGGCCTGGACCAGCATGGGCGGCGCGACCTTGCCGATCGAAGCCACGCGTATCCACACCTTGAACCGCGGCTTCAAACTGACCGGGCAACTGGGCGAGGTGATGAAGGAGTCGGCGGAAATTGCCTACAGCTACGTCAGTTCCAACCTTGCGCAGTTTGGCGCCGATTCCAAGTTCTTCGACGAGGCTTTCGTGCACTTGCATGTACCCGAAGGCGCCACGCCCAAGGACGGCCCGAGTGCAGGTGTGACCATGGCCAGCGCGCTGCTGTCCCTGGCTCGCGACCAGGCGCCGAAGAAGGGTGTGGCCATGACCGGCGAACTGACCCTCACCGGGCACGTGCTGCCGATTGGCGGCGTGCGCGAAAAAGTCATCGCCGCGCGGCGCCAGAAGATCATGGAATTGATTTTGCCCGAGCCGAATCGCGGCAACTTCGAAGAACTGCCGGATTACCTCAAACAAGGCATCACGGTACATTTCGCCAAACGCTTCGCCGACGTCGCCAAGATCCTGTTCTGA
- a CDS encoding methylamine utilization protein produces the protein MLRFATLFSSLVFSTWVGAASFEARIAQADGKPLADAVFSLSGGAAAAGSRQATAIMDQRAQKYMPHVLAVATGTSVAFPNNDNIRHQVYSFSPAKRFELRLYEGTPSTPELFDKPGVVVLGCNIHDWMLGYIYVTDDPWFAVSDEQGRVRFDQLPAGRYHVSLWHPRSLDAQVQPGGEIDMTATAMTQSYTLTVEAAADDAAQEPATSAFSDAFKKAAGEAAQ, from the coding sequence ATGCTCAGGTTTGCCACCTTGTTCAGCAGTCTCGTGTTCAGCACGTGGGTCGGCGCTGCTTCCTTCGAGGCGCGTATCGCCCAGGCCGACGGCAAGCCGCTGGCCGACGCGGTGTTCAGCCTGTCCGGGGGGGCGGCTGCAGCCGGTTCCCGGCAAGCCACGGCGATCATGGACCAGCGAGCGCAGAAATACATGCCGCACGTGCTGGCCGTGGCCACAGGCACGTCCGTTGCCTTCCCCAACAACGACAATATTCGCCACCAAGTGTATTCGTTTTCACCGGCCAAGCGTTTCGAACTGCGGCTCTATGAAGGCACGCCGAGCACACCGGAATTGTTCGACAAGCCTGGGGTTGTGGTCCTGGGTTGCAACATTCACGACTGGATGCTTGGCTATATCTATGTCACCGACGATCCCTGGTTCGCCGTCAGCGACGAACAGGGGCGCGTACGTTTCGATCAGTTGCCCGCAGGCCGCTACCACGTGAGCCTGTGGCATCCGCGCAGTCTGGATGCGCAAGTACAACCAGGAGGGGAGATCGACATGACGGCTACGGCCATGACCCAGAGCTACACCTTGACGGTCGAGGCAGCGGCAGACGACGCGGCACAGGAGCCGGCGACCAGCGCATTCAGCGATGCATTCAAAAAGGCTGCCGGTGAAGCTGCGCAATAG